The following are encoded in a window of Propionispora vibrioides genomic DNA:
- a CDS encoding helix-turn-helix transcriptional regulator produces the protein MDNEKQRYRELGDFLKSRRAKILPAQVGLPEGIRRRTPGLRREEVASLSGIGLTWYTWIEQGRPIQISSQILESLARTLMLDRHETKHLYTLAQHTPPVGFPICNDPVNPMLQHVLDNLEFSPATIVDVRFNVISWNRAAAKIVFDYGKINASKRNLLRIMFTNEEYKKAMADWEFTAQAMLACFRTAYANFVGNPWIEDFINELRSESKEFDSWWSMHDIQKEEGVLKIINHPVLGQLKFEFTSYAVLSDSNLKLSVLTSIPGSATEEKIKQFLSR, from the coding sequence ATGGATAATGAAAAGCAGCGATATAGAGAATTAGGTGATTTTTTAAAGTCACGCCGGGCAAAAATCTTACCTGCCCAGGTTGGCCTGCCTGAAGGAATACGCCGGCGAACCCCCGGTCTTAGAAGAGAGGAAGTAGCTTCACTTTCCGGAATCGGGTTAACCTGGTATACGTGGATTGAACAGGGCCGTCCTATTCAAATATCCTCACAAATACTTGAAAGCTTAGCCAGAACCTTGATGCTTGACAGGCATGAAACCAAACATCTTTACACTCTGGCTCAGCACACACCACCGGTCGGTTTTCCTATTTGCAATGATCCTGTTAATCCCATGCTGCAGCATGTGCTGGACAACTTAGAATTTTCTCCGGCAACCATTGTTGATGTCCGGTTTAATGTTATTTCGTGGAACAGAGCTGCGGCAAAAATTGTGTTTGATTACGGTAAGATTAATGCTTCTAAACGTAACCTGCTGCGAATCATGTTTACAAATGAAGAATATAAAAAGGCAATGGCTGATTGGGAGTTCACAGCGCAAGCGATGCTTGCCTGCTTTCGTACAGCTTATGCAAACTTCGTCGGAAATCCTTGGATTGAGGATTTTATAAATGAACTCAGGAGCGAAAGCAAAGAATTCGATTCGTGGTGGTCCATGCACGACATCCAAAAAGAGGAGGGAGTATTAAAAATTATTAACCATCCGGTTTTAGGACAGTTGAAATTTGAGTTTACCAGTTATGCGGTTTTATCAGATTCTAATTTAAAACTGTCTGTACTCACCTCTATTCCAGGGTCAGCTACCGAGGAAAAGATAAAACAATTTCTATCGCGTTAA